From the Solanum pennellii chromosome 4, SPENNV200 genome, one window contains:
- the LOC107016915 gene encoding SNF2 domain-containing protein CLASSY 4-like, with translation MDSGDDDSVSKRRTRQQSIKKRAKLNKKRNRLSRKTCSVNVNNGEDVSRGRKRKMVEPSRGDKRKSKNARVVRNVVNNGRRKFSPGTCESITKRPFIEEMSDDDSEEESDPDFVIVEEEEEAVNTSGSSSNVGLTSPMLNAAEEVVSSTSSMCSTNDESEDLTDTTSFSESEFESSSDDIDSDDPKDKNNRVVESSSSDDISSDFDDEESEDDEVSEDDDLSYPKNNEEGKKKSNEGLVAQLVVGGETNKKGQSCILQPRSLSKLKEKKLNDGNFSRPILLSDDEESKSLSEEDCEVDDSAKNIVQKDVTQKTRKNTLEDSEFLKFVVDSIINVDDHDKFTPQEKELVPVKETLPLVFRFEDEEPLPPEKEEWEKEIENLFVEMDMCILESDIGFTNQSVSLMQDGDISGCEMGNHHLVLDEQIGLICKVCSHVHLEIKYIFPPFAERTRGRNGRKYCRESPSLLDVDDFRFSDSSTVHDSPVYEEGTVWDLVPSNAKATMFPHQRGGFEFMWKNIAGDIILERLREPISDGKGGCIISHPPGTGKTRLTIVFLQSFLKLFPKCRPVIIAPSNLLLNWEAEFHKWEVNIPFHNLNNKDFSFQEDEATASVFHCLSHAGRKNPQLIRMVKLRSWAKSKSVLGISYDLFRILTGGDGDGYAKEIREILLKLPGLLILEEGHTARNEQSLVWKALKKVETEKRILLSGTPFQNNIKELYNTLYVVSPKFASDLEQKWASLSSSIDKNARALEELRDIISPFVHRCSENVKKVSLPGIRDTVIYLKPTDLQKELLKRIPENPGSFYEQNLVSLISVHPSLVAKRKEFSESVSHLKEQRCRLDPDIGVKMKFVVELIKLCGGPKERVIIFSQLLDPLNLIKEQLNSLFGWTLGREILYMDGKLDVKQRQLSINSLNDPNSDVKVLLASIKACSEGISLIGASRVVLLDVLWNPSVQQQAISRAYRNGQTKVVHVYNPVISKWEVDKIEQQTRKKYHSDVLLSRNEVKMDPSRSVSEDDILESMVKHEGLRHIFEKLSHAPCTT, from the exons ATGGATTCAGGGGATGATGACTCTGTTTCAAAGAGGAGGACTAGACAACAATCTATTAAAAAAAGGGCCAAGTTAAATAAGAAGAGGAACAGATTGAGTCGAAAGACTTGTTCTGTGAATGTGAATAATGGAGAGGATGTTAGTCGTGGgaggaaaagaaaaatggtGGAGCCTTCGCGAGGTGACAAGAGAAAATCAAAAAATGCAAGGGTGGTAAGAAATGTGGTAAACAATGGGAGGAGGAAGTTTAGTCCAGGAACTTGTGAGTCCATCACGAAACGGCCTTTCATCGAGGAAATGTCTGATGATGATTCTGAGGAGGAGAGTGATCCTGATTTCGTTATCgttgaggaggaggaggaggctGTAAATACGTCAGGATCTTCGTCCAATGTTGGGTTAACGAGTCCTATGTTGAATGCAGCAGAGGAGGTTGTTTCATCTACCTCAAGCATGTGTAGCACAAATGATGAATCTGAAGACTTGACTGATACAACCTCATTTTCTGAGTCGGAATTTGAATCTTCAAGTGATGATATTGATAGTGATGACCCCAAAGACAAGAATAACCGGGTGGTTGAATCATCGAGTTCGGATGATATAAGCAGTGATTTTGATGATGAGGAATCAGAA GATGATGAGGTATCAGAAGATGATGATCTGAGCTatcctaaaaataatgaagaaggaaaaaagaaatcaaatgaGGGACTAGTAGCTCAGCTTGTTGTTGGCGGTGAAACGAACAAGAAAGGCCAATCATGTATTCTTCAGCCACGCTCACTTTCTAAGCTGAAAGAGAAGAAGTTAAATGATGGAAATTTTAGTAGACCGATTCTTCTTAGTGATGACGAGGAGTCTAAATCCTTGTCCGAAGAGGACTGTGAGGTTGATGACTCCGCgaaaaatattgttcaaaagGATGTTACTCAAAAGACTCGGAAGAACACTCTTGAAGATTCTGAATTTCTGAAGTTTGTTGTTGATTCTATAATAAATGTTGATGATCATGATAAATTCACTCCTCAAGAGAAGGAACTTGTTCCTGTCAAAGAAACACTTCCTTTAGTATTCCGGTTTGAAGACGAGGAACCTCTCCCCCCGGAGAAAGAAGAATGGGAAAAGGAAATCGAAAATCTTTTTGTTGAAATGGACATGTGTATCTTAGAATCAGATATTGGCTTTACGAATCAATCTGTTTCACTGATGCAGGATGGAGACATAAGTGGCTGTGAGATGGGAAACCACCATCTTGTGCTAGATGAACAAATTGGACTCATCTGTAAAGTTTGTTCGCACGTGCATTTGGAGATCAAGTACATCTTCCCTCCTTTT GCTGAGAGAACTCGAGGGAGGAATGGAAGAAAATATTGTAGAGAGTCGCCATCACTCTTGGATGTTGACGACTTCAGATTTTCTGATTCTTCCACAGTCCATGATTCTCCTGTTTATGAAGAAGGAACAGTTTGGGATTTAGTTCCGTCAAATGCCAAAGCAACAATGTTTCCTCATCAACGTGGAGGATTTGAGTTCATGTGGAAAAATATTGCTGGAGATATAATTCTTGAGAGACTGAGAGAGCCCATATCTGATGGTAAGGGAGGATGCATAATCTCACATCCACCTGGAACCGGAAAAACTCGACTCACCATAGTATTTCTTCAGTCATTTCTAAAGTTGTTTCCAAAGTGTCGGCCTGTAATCATTGCTCCTTCCAATCTGCTTCTTAACTGGGAAGCCGAGTTCCATAAATGGGAGGTGAACATTCCCTTCCACAACTTGAACAACAAAGATTTCTCTTTCCAGGAAGATGAAGCTACTGCTAGTGTCTTCCACTGTTTATCCCATGCCGGAAGAAAAAATCCACAGCTTATACGTATGGTGAAGCTGAGATCCTGGGCTAAAAGTAAGAGTGTTTTGGGAATCAGCTATGACTTGTTCAGGATTCTAACGGGAGGTGATGGAGATGGTTATGCCAAAGAGATTAGAGAAATCCTTCTAAAATTACCTGGTCTTCTGATTCTTGAAGAAGGGCACACTGCTCGGAATGAGCAAAGCCTTGTGTGGAAAGCTTTGAAAAAAGTTGAAACCGAGAAGCGCATACTTTTGTCTGGTACTCCGTTCCAGAATAACATCAAAGAGTTGTACAATACTCTCTATGTAGTTAGTCCGAAGTTTGCTTCAGATTTGGAGCAGAAATGGGCTTCTCTTAGTAGTTCCATTGACAAAAATGCCCGAGCTTTGGAAGAGCTTAGGGATATTATTTCACCATTTGTTCATAGATGTAGTGAAAATGTAAAGAAGGTAAGTCTTCCGGGTATAAGGGATACAGTGATATACTTGAAGCCGACAGATTTGCAGAAGGAATTGCTTAAAAGAATTCCAGAGAATCCAGGCTCGTTTTACGAACAAAATCTGGTGTCTCTGATCTCCGTCCATCCTTCATTAGTGGCAAAGAGGAAGGAGTTCTCTGAGTCAGTAAGTCATCTAAAAGAACAAAGATGTCGGTTGGATCCAGATATTGGAGTGAAAATGAAATTTGTTGTGGAACTAATCAAACTCTGTGGTGGGCCGAAGGAGAGGGTTATAATATTTAGCCAGTTACTTGATCCTCTAAACCTGATCAAGGAGCAACTCAATTCTCTCTTCGGCTGGACTTTAGGCCGCGAGATTCTCTATATGGATGGGAAACTTGATGTAAAGCAGCGACAGCTATCAATAAATTCTCTTAATGACCCTAACAGTGATGTAAAAGTGCTTCTTGCATCGATAAAAGCATGTTCGGAAGGAATAAGTCTTATAGGGGCCTCAAGAGTGGTTTTGCTTGACGTTCTCTGGAATCCCTCAGTACAGCAGCAAGCCATCAGTCGAGCCTACAGAAATGGTCAGACTAAAGTTGTGCATGTTTACAATCCAGTGATATCAAAATGGGAGGTTGACAAGATCGAACAGCAGACAAGAAAAAAGTATCATTCAGATGTACTTTTGTCTAGGAATGAAGTCAAGATGGATCCTTCACGTTCCGTTTCAGAGGATGACATACTAGAATCCATGGTTAAGCATGAGGGCCTCcgtcatatttttgaaaaactatcTCATGCACCATGTACTACATGA